From a region of the Candidatus Sulfotelmatobacter sp. genome:
- a CDS encoding FAD-dependent oxidoreductase produces the protein MSESTGLPERVRCCIAGGGPAGMMLGFLLARAGIEVLVLEKHADFFRDFRGDTIHPSTLTLMQELGLLDQFLATPHDEIRELTAHVGSSALRMVDVRHVPGPCKFIAFMPQWDFLNFLASQAKRYPAFRLAMQAEATDVVYYGDHVAGVRVRTKDGEHVVHADLVVAADGRSSTLRERARFVVEDVGAPIDVLWMRLSRNDGDPGADFGNIGPGGFLVAIPRSGYYQCAFVIKKGAFDEIKARGLPAFRDDVARLAPFLADRVDELKDWDQVQLLTVTVDRLRDWAKPGLLCIGDAAHAMSPVGGVGINLAIQDAVAAANLLWRPLRNGAPTIDQLRAVQRRREWPTKATQALQVFIQNMVLKPTLQTTSLPRAPLPVRLFASIPLLRRIPAYIVGIGFRAEHVHSPAAPAPVSAD, from the coding sequence ATGAGCGAGAGCACCGGACTCCCCGAACGCGTACGGTGTTGCATCGCCGGCGGCGGGCCGGCCGGGATGATGTTGGGCTTCTTGCTCGCGCGCGCCGGCATCGAGGTGCTCGTGCTCGAGAAGCACGCCGACTTCTTCCGCGACTTCCGCGGCGACACGATCCACCCGTCGACGCTGACACTGATGCAGGAGCTCGGCCTGCTCGACCAGTTCCTGGCGACGCCGCACGACGAGATTCGCGAGTTGACCGCGCACGTCGGCAGCTCGGCGCTGCGCATGGTCGACGTGCGCCACGTGCCGGGCCCCTGCAAGTTCATCGCCTTCATGCCGCAGTGGGACTTCTTGAACTTCCTCGCCTCGCAGGCGAAGCGGTATCCGGCCTTCCGGCTGGCGATGCAGGCCGAGGCGACGGACGTCGTCTATTACGGCGACCACGTCGCGGGCGTGCGCGTGCGCACGAAGGACGGCGAGCACGTCGTGCACGCCGACCTGGTCGTCGCGGCCGACGGACGCTCGTCGACGCTGCGCGAGCGGGCGCGCTTCGTCGTCGAGGACGTCGGGGCGCCGATCGACGTGCTCTGGATGCGGCTCTCGCGGAACGACGGCGATCCGGGGGCGGATTTCGGGAACATCGGGCCGGGCGGCTTCCTGGTCGCGATTCCGCGCAGCGGCTACTATCAGTGCGCGTTCGTGATCAAGAAGGGCGCGTTCGACGAAATCAAGGCGCGCGGACTGCCGGCCTTTCGCGACGACGTCGCGCGGCTCGCGCCGTTCCTCGCCGATCGCGTCGACGAGCTGAAGGACTGGGATCAGGTCCAGCTGCTGACTGTTACCGTCGACCGTTTGCGCGATTGGGCGAAGCCCGGGCTCCTGTGCATCGGGGACGCGGCGCACGCGATGTCGCCGGTCGGCGGCGTCGGGATCAACCTGGCGATTCAGGACGCCGTCGCCGCCGCCAACCTGCTCTGGCGACCGCTGCGCAACGGTGCGCCGACCATCGATCAGCTGCGCGCGGTGCAACGCCGCCGCGAGTGGCCGACCAAGGCGACGCAAGCGCTGCAGGTGTTCATCCAGAACATGGTGCTCAAGCCCACGCTGCAAACGACCTCGCTGCCGCGCGCGCCGCTGCCGGTGCGCCTGTTCGCGTCGATCCCGCTCTTGCGGCGCATCCCGGCCTACATCGTCGGGATCGGTTTCCGCGCCGAGCACGTCCACTCGCCGGCGGCGCCGGCGCCCGTCTCAGCTGATTAG
- a CDS encoding SUF system NifU family Fe-S cluster assembly protein, with amino-acid sequence MDDFYKEYILDHYRNPRNFGHLESPTATAEDLNPLCGDTITMELAVGDDGKVTDVKFSGRGCAISQASASMLTESIKGMPLEEVAKLSQETVLENVGIGISPSRMKCAMLGLKVLKSAALGEIASWPDEKH; translated from the coding sequence ATGGACGATTTCTATAAAGAGTATATTCTCGACCACTATCGCAATCCGCGGAACTTCGGGCACCTGGAATCACCGACCGCGACGGCGGAAGACTTGAACCCGCTGTGCGGTGATACGATCACGATGGAACTGGCCGTTGGTGACGACGGCAAGGTGACCGACGTGAAGTTTTCCGGGCGCGGCTGCGCGATCTCGCAGGCGTCGGCGTCGATGCTGACCGAGTCGATCAAGGGGATGCCGCTCGAAGAGGTCGCCAAGCTCTCGCAAGAGACGGTGCTCGAGAACGTCGGCATCGGCATCAGCCCCAGTCGGATGAAGTGCGCGATGCTCGGACTCAAGGTCCTCAAGAGCGCGGCGCTGGGCGAAATCGCCTCCTGGCCGGACGAGAAGCACTAA
- a CDS encoding cysteine desulfurase, translated as MTAATATIDRAKQDRIVADFPILAKPTSRGKRLVYLDSAASSQKPQAVIDALVHYYENDNANIHRGVYELASRATDQFEAAREKVARFVNAADTAEIIWTRNTTESINLVSFSWGLRNLGPGDAILTTQIEHHSNLVPWQLLAAKTGAELRFIPADDAGNLVLDQLDALLDGVKLVALAHVSNTLGSIAPLDVIVPRAHAAGALVLVDAAQSVPHLPIDVQALDVDFLAASGHKMCGPTGIGFLYGKRALLEAMPPFLTGGDMIKRVSYETTSYNELPWKFEAGTSNIADAIALGAAVDYLNGVGMEWIRAHEVALTAYALDRLRTLEPRGLAIYGPPRAQDRGGVISFNFADVHAHDLASLLDLEGVCVRAGHHCTMPLMDKMGWPATARASFYLYNTEADVDALVAAIEKAATVFKVA; from the coding sequence ATGACGGCGGCGACCGCGACGATCGACCGTGCCAAGCAGGACCGAATCGTCGCCGACTTTCCGATCCTGGCCAAGCCGACCTCGCGCGGGAAGCGGCTGGTCTACCTCGACTCGGCGGCCAGCTCGCAAAAGCCGCAGGCCGTCATCGACGCGCTCGTCCACTATTACGAGAACGACAACGCCAACATCCACCGCGGCGTCTACGAGCTGGCGTCGCGCGCGACCGATCAGTTCGAGGCCGCGCGGGAGAAAGTCGCGCGCTTCGTCAACGCGGCCGACACGGCCGAGATCATCTGGACGCGCAACACGACCGAGTCGATCAACCTGGTCTCGTTCTCGTGGGGCCTGCGCAACCTCGGCCCGGGCGACGCCATCCTGACCACCCAGATCGAGCACCACTCGAACCTGGTGCCGTGGCAGCTGCTGGCCGCCAAGACCGGCGCCGAGCTGCGCTTCATCCCGGCCGACGACGCCGGCAACCTCGTGCTGGACCAGCTCGACGCGCTGCTCGACGGCGTGAAGCTGGTCGCGCTGGCGCACGTCTCCAACACGCTCGGCTCGATCGCACCGCTGGACGTCATCGTCCCGCGCGCGCACGCCGCCGGCGCGCTGGTGCTGGTCGACGCCGCCCAATCGGTCCCGCACCTGCCGATCGACGTGCAGGCGCTCGACGTCGACTTCCTCGCCGCCAGCGGCCACAAGATGTGCGGTCCGACCGGGATCGGCTTCCTGTACGGCAAACGCGCGCTGCTCGAGGCGATGCCGCCGTTCTTGACCGGCGGCGATATGATCAAGCGCGTCTCCTACGAGACGACCTCGTACAACGAGCTGCCGTGGAAGTTCGAGGCCGGCACCTCGAACATCGCCGACGCGATCGCCCTGGGGGCCGCGGTCGACTATCTGAACGGCGTCGGGATGGAATGGATCCGCGCGCACGAGGTCGCGCTGACGGCCTACGCGCTGGACCGCTTGCGCACGCTCGAACCGCGCGGCCTGGCGATCTACGGCCCGCCGCGCGCGCAGGACCGCGGCGGCGTCATCTCGTTCAACTTCGCCGACGTGCACGCCCACGATCTGGCCTCGCTGCTCGATCTCGAAGGCGTCTGCGTGCGGGCCGGGCACCACTGCACGATGCCGCTCATGGACAAGATGGGCTGGCCGGCGACCGCTCGCGCCTCGTTCTATCTCTACAACACCGAAGCCGACGTCGACGCCCTGGTGGCCGCAATCGAAAAGGCCGCCACCGTGTTTAAGGTGGCATAG
- the sufD gene encoding Fe-S cluster assembly protein SufD encodes MSSATETPAGAMFAPTAAGLDAAVAVLANAGERSGGVLDADERRAALTRYETAMLPGGRPSRGWRHDYAKLRFDELRYTSDRVAIPESTGALVHRGATVLTAPGSVVSDSRVTVLPLADAARDERFRALIPALDEGAQADKFAALATAFQNCGAFVHVPAGVVLDTPIQLVFAQAEPYADAIFPRIVVVLGEGARATVLERQIGEGAGLVCGVVSAQLGANAELDYAAIQQLGEEARVLMYRSAHTGAAAKVRWHLAELGATLARTVLGTHLEAGGADTECDALFFNTGFQHVELTTNTEHAVGNTHSSTIVRTAAADRGQGRFFGNITIRPHAHGSDASLRDDALLLSRRAHIDSVPALAIAANDVSAYHGATVGSLDQDALFYAASRGIARPDAVRMVALAFFEPAIARFPGDALREEIRTALDDKIDAATEIDA; translated from the coding sequence GTGTCTAGCGCGACCGAAACGCCGGCCGGCGCGATGTTCGCGCCGACGGCGGCCGGGCTCGACGCGGCGGTCGCGGTGCTCGCGAACGCCGGCGAGCGCAGCGGCGGCGTCCTCGACGCCGACGAGCGCCGCGCCGCGCTGACGCGTTACGAGACCGCGATGCTGCCCGGCGGCCGTCCCTCCCGCGGCTGGCGCCACGACTACGCGAAGCTGCGCTTCGACGAGCTGCGCTACACGTCCGACCGCGTCGCGATCCCGGAGAGCACGGGCGCGCTCGTCCACCGCGGCGCGACCGTGCTGACCGCGCCCGGCAGCGTCGTGAGCGATTCGCGCGTCACCGTGCTGCCGCTGGCCGACGCGGCACGCGACGAACGTTTCCGCGCGCTGATCCCGGCGCTCGACGAGGGCGCGCAGGCGGACAAGTTCGCCGCGTTGGCGACCGCGTTCCAGAACTGCGGCGCGTTCGTCCACGTCCCCGCCGGGGTCGTGCTCGACACGCCGATCCAACTCGTCTTCGCGCAGGCCGAACCGTACGCCGACGCGATCTTCCCGCGCATCGTCGTCGTCCTGGGCGAAGGGGCGCGCGCGACCGTCCTCGAGCGCCAGATCGGCGAAGGCGCGGGGCTGGTGTGCGGCGTCGTCAGCGCGCAGCTGGGCGCGAACGCCGAGCTCGACTACGCGGCGATCCAACAGCTGGGCGAGGAGGCGCGCGTGCTGATGTATCGCAGCGCGCACACCGGCGCCGCCGCGAAAGTGCGTTGGCACCTGGCGGAGCTGGGGGCGACGCTGGCCCGCACCGTGCTGGGCACGCACCTCGAAGCCGGCGGCGCCGACACCGAGTGCGACGCGCTCTTCTTCAACACCGGCTTCCAGCACGTCGAGCTGACCACCAACACCGAGCACGCGGTCGGGAACACCCATTCCTCGACCATCGTGCGCACCGCCGCCGCCGATCGTGGCCAAGGCCGCTTCTTCGGCAACATCACGATCCGGCCGCACGCGCACGGCAGCGACGCCTCGCTGCGCGACGACGCGCTGTTGCTCTCGCGCCGTGCGCACATCGACTCGGTGCCGGCCTTGGCGATCGCGGCCAACGATGTGAGCGCCTATCACGGCGCGACGGTCGGTTCGCTCGACCAGGACGCGCTCTTCTACGCCGCCAGCCGCGGCATCGCACGGCCCGACGCGGTGCGGATGGTCGCGCTGGCGTTCTTCGAGCCCGCCATCGCGCGCTTCCCCGGCGATGCGCTGCGCGAAGAGATCCGGACCGCGCTCGACGACAAGATCGACGCCGCGACGGAGATCGACGCATGA
- the sufC gene encoding Fe-S cluster assembly ATPase SufC yields the protein MSKGLITRDLRVAVEGKEILKGIDLTVEPGRVHALMGPNGSGKSTLAFTMAGHPGYTVTGGSVTLDGEELLDLPPEKRAQAGLFLSFQYPAAIPGVTVANFIRTARQAVRPGDLAPAKFRQLVFEKLDTLDMDPAFLGRYVNDGFSGGEKKRLEMLQMAIIGPKYAILDETDSGLDVDALQAVGKSVQALRASDEGKDTGFLVITHYPRILQHLPADVVHVLIDGRIVKTGGPELAQQIEREGYDGIRDEVAAAGV from the coding sequence ATGTCAAAGGGGCTGATCACGCGCGACCTCCGGGTGGCCGTCGAAGGAAAAGAGATCCTCAAAGGCATCGACCTGACGGTCGAGCCGGGCCGCGTCCACGCGCTGATGGGCCCCAACGGGAGCGGCAAGTCGACGCTCGCCTTCACCATGGCCGGCCACCCCGGCTACACGGTGACCGGCGGCTCGGTGACGCTCGACGGCGAGGAGCTGCTCGATCTGCCGCCCGAGAAGCGGGCCCAAGCCGGCCTGTTCCTCTCGTTCCAGTACCCGGCGGCGATCCCGGGCGTGACGGTCGCGAACTTCATCCGCACCGCGCGCCAAGCGGTCCGCCCCGGCGACCTCGCCCCGGCCAAGTTCCGCCAGCTGGTGTTCGAGAAGCTCGACACGCTCGACATGGACCCGGCGTTCCTGGGCCGCTACGTCAACGACGGTTTCTCCGGCGGTGAAAAGAAGCGCCTGGAGATGCTGCAGATGGCGATCATCGGGCCGAAATACGCGATCCTCGACGAGACCGACTCCGGGCTCGACGTCGACGCGCTGCAAGCCGTCGGCAAGAGCGTGCAGGCGTTGCGCGCGAGCGACGAGGGCAAGGACACCGGCTTCCTGGTGATCACGCACTATCCGCGCATCCTGCAGCATCTGCCGGCCGACGTGGTGCACGTCCTCATCGACGGACGCATCGTCAAGACCGGCGGTCCGGAGCTGGCGCAGCAGATCGAGCGCGAAGGCTACGACGGCATCCGTGACGAGGTTGCGGCCGCGGGTGTCTAG
- a CDS encoding helix-turn-helix domain-containing protein, with the protein MHDRFFESTRGKIVGALRERHSASAFDLADLLGLSPNAIRQQLVVLERDGLVAGHSVRRSRTKPTVEYALTAEADRYFPQRYDKMLNAVLREIRHAGGDEAVKGIFDRIGHRSGERLGAAVADKPAEERIAALVSVLKASGVTADMQRTERGTIVLHEHCCPYASVVAENPEACSAIHTILEHVVPGQAQQTESLATGGNECRFEINVR; encoded by the coding sequence ATGCACGACCGCTTCTTCGAGTCGACGCGCGGCAAGATCGTCGGGGCGTTGCGCGAGCGCCACTCGGCGTCCGCCTTCGACCTGGCGGACCTGCTCGGCTTGTCTCCCAACGCGATCCGCCAGCAGCTGGTCGTGCTGGAACGAGACGGTCTGGTGGCCGGTCACAGCGTGCGCCGCAGCCGGACCAAGCCGACGGTCGAGTACGCGCTGACGGCCGAAGCCGACCGGTACTTCCCGCAGCGCTACGACAAGATGCTCAACGCCGTGCTGCGCGAGATCCGGCATGCCGGCGGCGACGAGGCCGTCAAGGGCATCTTCGATCGGATCGGCCACCGCTCGGGCGAACGCCTGGGCGCGGCGGTCGCCGACAAGCCGGCCGAGGAGCGCATCGCCGCGCTGGTCTCGGTGCTCAAAGCGTCCGGCGTCACCGCCGACATGCAGAGGACCGAGCGCGGCACGATCGTGCTGCACGAGCACTGCTGCCCGTACGCGTCGGTGGTGGCCGAGAACCCGGAAGCGTGCTCGGCGATCCACACCATCCTCGAGCACGTCGTGCCGGGTCAAGCCCAGCAGACGGAGTCGCTCGCAACCGGCGGCAACGAGTGCCGGTTCGAAATCAACGTACGATGA
- a CDS encoding iron-sulfur cluster assembly scaffold protein, translating to MNFAKFQQLVEHRTGFRTMEQPTASGEYFSDSCGDLYTFFLKVGPGDVIEDVSYFTTGCGFGTATCSLLVELARGKTIDEALLITDADIEAALDGYPEKKKDYPERSRFALQAAIEDYRRGRAEGRITDAMLEQARATVAAAAAARRGNGTTSEDEKAGPKVIDDGGVVTIKLH from the coding sequence ATGAATTTCGCCAAGTTCCAGCAGCTCGTCGAGCATCGCACGGGATTCCGCACGATGGAGCAGCCGACCGCGAGCGGTGAGTACTTCAGCGACTCGTGCGGCGACCTGTACACGTTCTTCTTGAAGGTCGGGCCGGGCGACGTGATCGAGGACGTCTCGTACTTCACGACCGGCTGCGGCTTCGGCACGGCGACCTGCTCGCTGCTGGTCGAGTTGGCGCGCGGCAAGACGATCGACGAAGCGCTGCTGATCACCGACGCCGACATCGAAGCCGCGCTGGACGGCTATCCCGAGAAGAAGAAGGACTACCCCGAGCGCTCGCGCTTCGCGCTGCAGGCGGCGATCGAGGATTACCGGCGCGGGCGCGCCGAGGGGCGCATCACCGACGCGATGCTCGAGCAGGCCCGGGCGACGGTCGCAGCCGCCGCGGCGGCGCGGCGCGGGAACGGCACGACCTCCGAGGACGAGAAGGCCGGCCCCAAGGTCATCGACGACGGCGGCGTCGTCACCATCAAGCTGCACTGA
- a CDS encoding DUF885 domain-containing protein encodes MQRFARLLVTLAFAALLIPAPGAAQAGADNRYAQLARDYFMAQFHANPVSATYVGIHRWDNLLGSFTAADYARQLALDRETLRTLAAIDRTQLSPRVHLDAEMLSNALHDDLLINGTMAMWRHQPDGYVQTASNGVFLLISRNFAPPLARLRATMSREAEIPMIYAMARRNLTAVDRDTATLAMQDATGSLDLLQTTIPQAFAGVGDAETRVEFRHATLVAVGATKSYIAYLKTTWIAHPKGTYAIGAANYSARLKYEEGVDLPLSEYLAIGEKALAQTRAQMIASAHAIHPGAGVTQVIAELSRQHPTAAGLIPAAQGDLVKLRAFVIAHHIIDLPPDARIAVTPTPPFMRSTTEAAEDSPGPLEQVAKQAYYYVTPVDPHDPPAVQQAYLASFNDYERPIVSAHEVYPGHFTNFVIDRHLPLTLSEKLLTATSFVEGWAHYDEQMMVDQGWGDGDPRVRFMQLREAIWRNARYVAGVKMHTQGMTVPQAIRFFETQAFLDPANARAEAYRGTQDATYGYYTLGKLEILKLRADYRKKLGPAFTLARFHHDLLQYGDPALPLLRPLLLGPSDDGKILPIICSAAPCTNA; translated from the coding sequence ATGCAGCGTTTCGCCCGCCTCCTCGTCACGCTCGCGTTCGCCGCGCTCCTGATCCCCGCGCCCGGCGCCGCGCAGGCCGGCGCCGACAATCGGTACGCGCAGTTGGCACGGGACTACTTCATGGCGCAGTTCCACGCCAACCCGGTCAGCGCGACCTATGTCGGCATCCATCGCTGGGACAACCTGCTCGGCTCGTTCACGGCGGCCGACTACGCGCGGCAGCTCGCGCTCGACCGCGAGACGCTCCGGACGCTCGCGGCGATCGACCGAACGCAGCTCTCGCCGCGCGTCCACCTCGACGCCGAGATGCTGAGCAATGCGTTGCACGACGATCTGCTGATCAACGGCACGATGGCGATGTGGCGCCATCAGCCCGACGGCTACGTGCAGACCGCCTCCAACGGCGTCTTCCTCTTGATCTCGCGCAATTTCGCACCGCCGCTGGCGCGCCTGCGCGCGACGATGTCGCGGGAGGCCGAGATCCCGATGATCTACGCGATGGCGCGCCGGAACTTGACCGCCGTCGATCGCGACACCGCGACCCTTGCGATGCAGGACGCCACCGGCAGCCTGGACCTGCTGCAGACGACGATTCCGCAAGCCTTCGCCGGGGTCGGCGATGCGGAGACGCGGGTCGAGTTCCGTCACGCGACACTGGTCGCGGTCGGCGCGACGAAGTCGTACATCGCCTACCTCAAGACGACCTGGATCGCGCACCCGAAGGGCACCTACGCGATCGGCGCCGCCAACTACAGCGCGCGACTGAAGTACGAGGAAGGCGTCGACCTGCCGCTGAGCGAGTACCTGGCGATCGGCGAGAAGGCGCTGGCGCAGACGCGCGCGCAGATGATCGCGAGCGCGCACGCCATCCATCCCGGCGCCGGCGTCACGCAGGTGATCGCCGAGCTCTCGCGGCAGCACCCGACGGCCGCCGGACTGATCCCGGCGGCGCAAGGCGATCTGGTGAAGCTGCGTGCGTTCGTCATCGCCCACCACATCATCGACCTGCCGCCCGACGCGCGCATCGCGGTGACGCCGACGCCGCCGTTCATGCGCTCGACGACCGAGGCCGCCGAAGACTCGCCCGGCCCGCTCGAGCAGGTCGCGAAGCAGGCCTACTACTACGTCACGCCGGTCGATCCGCACGATCCGCCCGCGGTGCAGCAGGCGTACCTGGCGAGCTTCAACGACTACGAACGGCCGATCGTCTCGGCGCACGAAGTCTATCCCGGCCACTTCACCAACTTCGTCATCGACCGCCACCTGCCGCTGACGCTGAGCGAGAAGCTGCTGACGGCGACCTCGTTCGTCGAGGGCTGGGCGCACTACGACGAGCAGATGATGGTCGACCAAGGCTGGGGCGACGGCGATCCGCGGGTGCGCTTCATGCAGCTGCGCGAGGCCATCTGGCGCAACGCGCGCTACGTCGCGGGGGTGAAGATGCACACGCAGGGGATGACGGTCCCGCAGGCGATCCGGTTCTTCGAGACCCAGGCCTTCCTCGATCCGGCCAACGCGCGCGCCGAAGCGTATCGCGGCACGCAGGACGCGACCTACGGGTACTACACGCTCGGCAAGCTCGAGATCCTCAAGCTGCGCGCCGACTACCGCAAGAAGCTCGGCCCGGCGTTCACCCTGGCGCGCTTCCACCACGACCTCCTGCAGTACGGCGATCCGGCGCTCCCGCTGCTGCGCCCGCTGCTGCTCGGCCCCTCGGACGACGGCAAGATTCTGCCGATCATCTGCTCGGCCGCGCCGTGCACGAACGCGTGA
- a CDS encoding MBL fold metallo-hydrolase has protein sequence MIVETFPVGVLGCNCTILGDPEAGEAIVVDGGDEVPEIARRLETHGLRARWLVHTHAHIDHIGAVGPLRERTGGEALLHHADLPLYATLAQQARWLGMLAPPQVVALDGDLADGEELRAGAIALRCVHTPGHTPGSTSFALEHDGATTLFTGDTLFRGAVGRWDLGGTSLEDIVDSIRTKLLVYPDAAVVVPGHGPATTIGIERRENPFLT, from the coding sequence ATGATCGTCGAAACGTTCCCGGTCGGCGTGCTGGGCTGCAACTGCACGATCCTCGGTGATCCGGAAGCCGGCGAAGCGATCGTCGTCGACGGCGGCGACGAGGTGCCGGAGATCGCGCGTCGGCTCGAGACGCACGGCCTGCGCGCGCGCTGGCTCGTGCACACGCACGCGCACATCGACCACATCGGCGCGGTCGGCCCGTTACGCGAGCGGACCGGCGGCGAAGCGTTGCTGCACCATGCCGATTTGCCGCTCTACGCGACGCTCGCGCAGCAGGCGCGGTGGCTGGGGATGCTCGCCCCGCCGCAGGTCGTCGCGCTCGACGGCGACCTGGCCGACGGCGAGGAGCTGCGCGCCGGTGCGATCGCGCTGCGCTGCGTGCACACGCCGGGGCACACGCCCGGCTCGACCTCGTTCGCGCTCGAGCACGACGGCGCGACGACGCTGTTCACCGGCGACACGCTCTTCCGCGGCGCGGTCGGCCGCTGGGATCTCGGGGGCACCTCGCTCGAGGACATCGTCGACTCGATTCGCACCAAGTTGCTGGTCTATCCGGATGCCGCGGTCGTGGTTCCCGGCCACGGCCCCGCGACGACCATCGGGATCGAGCGCCGCGAGAACCCGTTCTTGACCTGA
- a CDS encoding flavin reductase family protein produces the protein MRRFPTGVTIVTTAHEGRIHGFTVNAFASVSADPPMVLICVNRGARAHPLITVSQRFCANILALEQRALAERFADGEPHSRFTGVGYRLGPSGCPILAGTLAYVDCTLAEELSASTHTIFLGTVLEAGHREGAPLGYFDRAYRDFGVGV, from the coding sequence ATGCGCCGCTTCCCGACCGGCGTCACCATCGTGACCACGGCGCACGAGGGCCGCATCCACGGCTTTACCGTCAACGCGTTCGCCAGCGTCTCGGCCGACCCGCCGATGGTGCTGATCTGCGTCAACCGCGGCGCGCGCGCGCACCCGCTGATCACCGTCTCGCAGCGCTTCTGCGCCAACATCCTCGCGCTCGAGCAGCGTGCGCTCGCGGAGCGCTTCGCCGACGGCGAACCGCACTCGCGCTTCACGGGGGTCGGCTATCGGCTCGGGCCCAGCGGTTGCCCGATCCTCGCCGGCACGCTGGCCTACGTCGACTGCACGCTCGCCGAAGAGCTGAGCGCGTCGACCCACACGATCTTCCTCGGCACGGTCCTCGAAGCGGGGCACCGCGAAGGTGCGCCGCTGGGATACTTCGACCGCGCCTACCGTGACTTCGGAGTCGGTGTATGA
- a CDS encoding O-methyltransferase → MQANRVLELGTAFGYSTLWMALALPPAGHIWTIDPDMERTEIAASYFKRAGVDGRVEVINQPALEVLEWFPQRNLDIVFIDAVKTEYVDYLEAVVPMLKRSGIVVVDNLLWGGRAAAAPSSKDDADTRAIREFNKAFLSHPELDATILPLGDGIGIGARID, encoded by the coding sequence ATGCAGGCGAACCGCGTCCTCGAGCTGGGGACGGCCTTCGGCTATTCGACCTTGTGGATGGCCCTGGCGCTGCCCCCGGCCGGCCACATTTGGACCATCGACCCCGACATGGAGCGGACCGAGATCGCGGCCTCCTACTTCAAGCGGGCAGGCGTCGACGGACGGGTCGAGGTCATCAATCAGCCCGCGCTCGAAGTGTTGGAGTGGTTCCCGCAGCGCAACCTCGACATCGTCTTCATCGATGCCGTCAAGACCGAGTACGTCGACTATCTCGAGGCGGTCGTCCCGATGCTCAAGCGCTCGGGAATCGTGGTCGTCGACAACCTGCTGTGGGGCGGCCGCGCCGCGGCGGCGCCCTCGTCGAAGGACGACGCGGACACGCGTGCGATCCGCGAGTTCAACAAGGCGTTCCTCAGCCATCCGGAGCTCGACGCCACGATCCTGCCGCTGGGCGACGGAATCGGCATCGGTGCCCGCATCGACTGA
- a CDS encoding superoxide dismutase, which yields MNQHRKEPTGGPVDDRNPFARPVLFQFQEQRRRLIVEPCKVGKIAHDSPMFAARQGREPAGRVGAFVECSRTRTIRRLPLATLVQQSYTPKKFDLAGLQGISDKTLEVHFGLYEGYVKNTNLLNEQIAEQIKDGKAAGANPVFAELTRRLGFEYNGMTLHEYYFGNMTKNAGGNPGAAVQEALGGVYGDFDTWKKDFAATGGMRGVGWAIAYYDPASQRITNHWITLHEDGNVAGFVPIMVMDVWEHAFLLDYKPADRPKYIEAFFSNVDWGVIEKRLNAAKSVTRG from the coding sequence ATGAACCAGCACCGAAAGGAGCCGACCGGCGGCCCGGTCGACGATCGGAATCCCTTCGCGCGTCCCGTGCTGTTCCAGTTCCAGGAGCAGCGGCGACGGCTCATTGTGGAGCCGTGCAAGGTAGGCAAGATCGCGCACGATAGCCCCATGTTTGCCGCCCGCCAGGGGCGGGAACCTGCCGGACGCGTCGGCGCATTCGTCGAATGCTCCAGGACACGCACAATCAGGAGGCTTCCGTTGGCAACGCTCGTCCAGCAATCATACACGCCGAAGAAGTTCGATCTTGCCGGGTTACAGGGAATCTCGGACAAGACGCTCGAGGTGCATTTCGGCCTGTACGAAGGCTACGTGAAGAACACCAATCTGCTCAACGAGCAGATTGCCGAACAGATCAAAGATGGCAAAGCCGCCGGGGCGAACCCGGTCTTCGCCGAGCTGACCCGCCGGCTCGGCTTCGAGTACAACGGCATGACCCTGCACGAGTACTACTTCGGCAACATGACCAAGAACGCGGGCGGGAACCCGGGCGCCGCGGTGCAAGAAGCGCTGGGCGGCGTCTACGGCGATTTCGATACCTGGAAGAAGGACTTCGCCGCGACCGGCGGCATGCGCGGGGTGGGCTGGGCGATCGCGTACTACGATCCCGCCTCGCAGCGCATCACCAACCACTGGATCACGCTGCACGAGGACGGCAACGTCGCGGGCTTCGTGCCGATCATGGTCATGGACGTGTGGGAGCACGCGTTCTTGCTCGACTACAAGCCGGCGGACCGCCCGAAGTACATCGAGGCGTTCTTCTCCAACGTCGACTGGGGCGTCATCGAGAAGCGCCTGAACGCGGCCAAGTCGGTCACCCGCGGCTAG